One window of the Megalops cyprinoides isolate fMegCyp1 chromosome 2, fMegCyp1.pri, whole genome shotgun sequence genome contains the following:
- the LOC118771982 gene encoding amyloid beta A4 precursor protein-binding family B member 1-interacting protein, with product MEDIDAMFSDLLGEMDLLTQSLGVDTVPPESPSSTNKEVNFSIGFTDLNASLNELEDNDLDALMADLVADISETEEQFAKSKSGHPEPHPDPKSFPPPLQDHSFPTPAAVIAPHIPAPVPQTPTPQPPPPSQPSKPLLPEEIEAQAKADKIKLALEKLKEAKVKKLVIKVLMNDGSSKTLMVDERQTVRDVLDNLFEKTHCDCGVDWTLYETNPELQIERGFEDHENLVEPLSAWTRDSENQILFLERIDKYAVFKNPQNFYLWKKDKKSLKDMKDKDKDLLLEENFCGSSIIVPDLEGPLYLKEDGKRSWKQRYFLLRASGIYYVPKGKSKTSRDLACFVQFDNVNVYYGKDYKHKYKAPTEFCFVLKHPQIQKESQYIKYLCCDDAWTMTLWVTGIRIAKYGVTLYNNYKEAAKKAALSSLWSNRTTASNTSTPSTPPTAKTAPQPNGHAAQPPPPPPPPPPGPPIATAFSEAWKRGDAKDHGDASFLPPPPPSDDFLPPPPPNPMMSLPPPPPDPMMPPPPPPLAAKKDLKAALKAVTPLPAANFPPPPMNDFPLPPPPSDLLDAPPDFLPPPPPALGPGPGAGGGGPPPPPPPPPPPPPAPAMSAAPAPVLKKVGPPPPKRTEPVAAGPPGGDFMSELMLAMRKKRADQ from the exons ATGGAGGACATCGATGCAATGTTCAGCGACCTGCTGGGGGAGATGGACCTCCTCACTCAA AGTTTAGGGGTGGATACCGTTCCTCCAGAGTCTCCATCCAGCACAAACAAAGAGGTCAACTTCTCCATCGGTTTTACGGACTTGAACG CGTCCCTGAACGAGCTGGAGGACAATGACTTAGACGCCTTGATGGCCGACCTGGTGGCAGACATCAGCGAGACAGAGGAGCAGTTTGCCAAGTCGAAAAGCGGCCACCCAGAGCCACACCCTGACCCAAAGAGTTTTCCCCCGCCCCTGCAGGACCATAGTTTTCCCACCCCGGCTGCTGTCATAGCCCCCCACATACCCGCCCCCGTGCCCCAAACACCCACCCCACAGCCACCACCCCCTTCTCAGCCCTCCAAGCCATTGCTACCG GAGGAGATTGAGGCCCAGGCCAAGGCGGACAAAATAAAACTTGCCCTGGAAAAGCTGAAAGAGGCCAAAGTTAAAAAG CTTGTAATTAAGGTCCTAATGAACGACGGCAGCTCAAAGACCCTGATGGTGGATGAGAGGCAGACGGTAAGGGACGTCCTGGACAACCTCTTCGAGAAGACGCACTGCGACTGCGGGGTGGACTGGACTCTGTACGAGACTAACCCGGAGCTGCAGATAG AAAGAGGATTTGAAGACCACGAAAATTTGGTAGAGCCTTTGTCTGCATGGACACGAGACAGTGAAAACCAAATTCTCTTTCTCGAGAGAATTGATAAATATGCCGTTTTTAAAAACCCTcag AACTTCTACCTCTGGAAGAAGGACAAGAAGTCCCTCAAGGACatgaaagacaaagacaaagatcTGCTTCTGGAG GAGAACTTCTGCGGGTCCTCCATCATTGTGCCAGACCTGGAGGGGCCTCTTTACCTCAAGGAGGACGGGAAGCGGTCCTGGAAGCAGCGTTACTTTCTCCTGCGGGCTTCTGGGATTTATTACGTCCCCAAAGGAAAGAGCAAG ACGTCACGTGACCTGGCCTGCTTCGTCCAGTTCGACAACGTCAACGTCTACTACGGCAAGGACTACAAGCACAAATACAAGGCGCCCACCGAGTTCTGCTTCGTTCTCAAG CACCCCCAGATTCAGAAGGAGTCGCAGTATATCAAGTACCTGTGCTGTGACGATGCCTGGACCATGACCCTGTGGGTGACCGGAATCCGCATCGCCAAG tacGGGGTGACTCTGTACAACAACTACAAGGAGGCTGCGAAGAAAGCCGCCTTGTCCTCTTTGTGGTCAAACCGCACCACTGCCTCGAACACCTCCACACCCTCCACCCCGCCTACAG CCAAAACTGCCCCTCAGCCCAATGGACATGCTGcccaacccccgcccccacccccacccccacccccgggcCCGCCCATCGCCACTGCCTTCTCTGAGGCCTGGAAACGAGGTGACGCCAAG GATCATGGCGACGCCTCCTTTCTGCCACCTCCTCCCCCATCAGATGACTTcctgccacccccaccccccaaccccatgaTGTcgctcccacccccacccccagacccCATGATGCCGCCCCCGCCACCGCCCCTGGCCGCCAAGAAAGACTTAAAGGCCGCGCTGAAAGCTGTCACTCCTCTCCCAGCGGCTAACTTCCCGCCTCCGCCCATGAACGACTTCCCgctgcctcctcctcccagcGACCTTCTGGACGCGCCCCCTGActtcctgccccctcctcctccagccctcGGGCCTGGCCCTGGAGCGGGCGGAGGAGGTCCTCCCCCACCtccgcccccacctcccccgccGCCGCCGGCCCCTGCCATGTCAGCCGCTCCTGCCCCCGTCCTGAAAAAAGTTGGCCCGCCTCCGCCGAAGAGGACAGAACCTGTGGCGGCAGGGCCCCCTGGTGGCGACTTCATGTCAGAACTAATGTTAGCGATGCGGAAGAAACGGGCCGACCAGTAA